Genomic window (Paraglaciecola psychrophila 170):
CAACATTCAAAGAATCGATTTTCTTTAGATTAACTTCAAAGCGTAGTTTTTTATTTTCTATGTAAAAAATTATGGATGCATCGGGAAAATAAATACTGGATGTATCGGCTACGATGACAGTACTGCCACCCAGACTCTGGGCATCAATAAGCTTCAATGCTGTTTTTTTGTTCGCATACCTAACGTAAATTAACTCACATTTTCTTGCGGTATTTAGTTGTAATACTACGACTGACCGTTCCAAGTCTCCAGCTTGCCTGCTTCCAACTAATTGGCGAAAAAATGCCAAAAAATTATTCGGTCCGTCTATACAAACTCGTATTTCATAAGGCCGCTTGACCGACCCTAAATCTCGCCAATTAATAAAACCGATGAAGTGCCATATATAGGCCATTTTTAATTTATCTTCCTTACTTAAGGAATCCTCGGCGTTGATTGAAAAACATAATAAAAGGCAGAATATGCCTACGAAGAGCTGTCTGAATAGCGCTTTCAAAGGTTGGCTAAATAGGTTCAACACAGCTAATTAACATCACAGTACGCTTGAAATATTAATAGTAGTTTGCCAATTCTCTTTTGGCTGTGGCCCATTGAGTTTTTTATAAAGAGGCGCGCCAATTTCTACTGTGAGTCGATAGTCCTTGGCCAGACGCCATAAAAGGCCAAGCTTAAGATGAATTTTTTTGCCGCCAAAAAGTTTTGGGTTTGTGATTGAGGCAGGATAAGGAGAAACAGGCAGTCCAAGAATTATTAGAGAATCATCCTGCCCATGAATTTTTTCGCTGTACTCAAAGTCCACCCCGATAAAGGGTTGGAGTCTTGGAGATAGGTCAAATTGATAACGGCCATTCAGACCATAATTGTTACCCAGACGGTAGTCCCTATCATTCGTGCCGGTCCGTATTCTAGCCGACAGACCGACGCTGATGTCATGTGCACCACCATATTGATAATTTATTGCAAACGGGAAATCATAGGTGCCTGAGCCCAGTTGCATGGTATATGGAAGCGGC
Coding sequences:
- a CDS encoding YfiR family protein → MAYIWHFIGFINWRDLGSVKRPYEIRVCIDGPNNFLAFFRQLVGSRQAGDLERSVVVLQLNTARKCELIYVRYANKKTALKLIDAQSLGGSTVIVADTSSIYFPDASIIFYIENKKLRFEVNLKKIDSLNVDISSELLKLARIK